In Elaeis guineensis isolate ETL-2024a chromosome 1, EG11, whole genome shotgun sequence, a genomic segment contains:
- the LOC105038775 gene encoding uncharacterized protein isoform X1, which produces MPDGGYYNSKKTDDVCEDVCGEQTTRAALSMSRLRCALRGFDLKALLLLLVGVPFLIFIIYVHGQKITYFLRPLWESPPKPFNTIPHYYHENVSMQNLCKLHGWGVRETPRRVFDAVLFSNEVDILEIRWHELSPYVSEFVLLESNSTFTGLMKPLTFAKNRHRFKFAESRLTYGSVGGRFVKGENPFVEESYQRVALDQLIRIAGIADDDLLIMSDVDEIPSGHTINLLRWCDDIPEKLHLQLRNYLYSFEFYLDDKSWRASVHRYRAGNTRYAHFRQTDDLLADSGWHCSFCFRHIKEFIFKMKAYSHVDRVRFAYYLNPSRIQDVICQGADLFDMLPEEYTFQEIIAKLGPIPSSYSAVHLPGHLLQNADRYRYLLPGNCKRESG; this is translated from the exons ATGCCGGACGGCGGGTACTACAATTCCAAGAAGACGGACGACGTCTGCGAGGATGTCTGCGGCGAG CAGACTACAAGAGCAGCTCTGAGCATGTCAAGGCTCCGATGTGCCCTTCGGGGTTTCGATTTGAAGGCACTGTTACTTCTCCTTGTGGGTGTTCCATTTCTTATCTTCATCATCTATGTACATGGCCAGAAGATCACCTACTTTCTGAGGCCCCTGTGGGAATCTCCCCCTAAACCCTTCAATACCATCCCACACTACTACCATGAAAATGTCTCCATGCAGAACCTTTGCAAGCTCCATGGATGGGGAGTTCGGGAAACTCCAAGGCGCGTCTTTGATGCAGTGCTCTTCAGCAATGAAGTTGATATCCTTGAAATTCGATGGCATGAGCTGAGCCCATATGTTTCAGAGTTTGTCCTCCTCGAGTCCAATTCTACATTCACTGGTTTGATGAAGCCACTCACCTTTGCAAAGAACCGACATCGATTTAAGTTTGCCGAGTCCAGGCTGACTTACGGCTCTGTTGGAGGGAGATTTGTGAAGGGGGAGAATCCTTTCGTGGAGGAGTCTTACCAGCGAGTGGCGTTGGATCAGCTTATCAGAATAGCAGGCATCGCTGATGATGACTTGTTGatcatgtctgatgttgatgagaTCCCAAGTGGCCACACGATCAACCTTCTGAGGTGGTGTGATGATATTCCTGAGAAGCTTCATCTCCAGCTCCGGAACTATCTATACTCATTCGAGTTCTACCTTGATGACAAGAGCTGGAGAGCTTCGGTTCACAGGTATCGAGCTGGGAACACCAGATATGCTCATTTCCGCCAAACAGATGACCTATTGGCCGATTCTGGGTGGCACTGCAGCTTCTGCTTCCGCCACATCAAGGAGTTTATATTCAAAATGAAGGCATACAGCCATGTGGATCGTGTGAGATTTGCCTATTACCTAAATCCATCAAGGATTCAGGATGTTATATGCCAAGGAGCAGACCTATTTGATATGCTTCCAGAGGAGTACACATTCCAGGAAATCATCGCCAAGCTGGGACCGATACCGAGTTCATATTCTGCTGTCCATCTTCCAGGTCACCTACTTCAGAATGCTGACCGGTACAGATATCTCCTGCCAGGAAACTGCAAGCGTGAGAGTGGCTAA
- the LOC105038775 gene encoding uncharacterized protein isoform X2, whose protein sequence is MPDGGYYNSKKTDDVCEDVCGETTRAALSMSRLRCALRGFDLKALLLLLVGVPFLIFIIYVHGQKITYFLRPLWESPPKPFNTIPHYYHENVSMQNLCKLHGWGVRETPRRVFDAVLFSNEVDILEIRWHELSPYVSEFVLLESNSTFTGLMKPLTFAKNRHRFKFAESRLTYGSVGGRFVKGENPFVEESYQRVALDQLIRIAGIADDDLLIMSDVDEIPSGHTINLLRWCDDIPEKLHLQLRNYLYSFEFYLDDKSWRASVHRYRAGNTRYAHFRQTDDLLADSGWHCSFCFRHIKEFIFKMKAYSHVDRVRFAYYLNPSRIQDVICQGADLFDMLPEEYTFQEIIAKLGPIPSSYSAVHLPGHLLQNADRYRYLLPGNCKRESG, encoded by the exons ATGCCGGACGGCGGGTACTACAATTCCAAGAAGACGGACGACGTCTGCGAGGATGTCTGCGGCGAG ACTACAAGAGCAGCTCTGAGCATGTCAAGGCTCCGATGTGCCCTTCGGGGTTTCGATTTGAAGGCACTGTTACTTCTCCTTGTGGGTGTTCCATTTCTTATCTTCATCATCTATGTACATGGCCAGAAGATCACCTACTTTCTGAGGCCCCTGTGGGAATCTCCCCCTAAACCCTTCAATACCATCCCACACTACTACCATGAAAATGTCTCCATGCAGAACCTTTGCAAGCTCCATGGATGGGGAGTTCGGGAAACTCCAAGGCGCGTCTTTGATGCAGTGCTCTTCAGCAATGAAGTTGATATCCTTGAAATTCGATGGCATGAGCTGAGCCCATATGTTTCAGAGTTTGTCCTCCTCGAGTCCAATTCTACATTCACTGGTTTGATGAAGCCACTCACCTTTGCAAAGAACCGACATCGATTTAAGTTTGCCGAGTCCAGGCTGACTTACGGCTCTGTTGGAGGGAGATTTGTGAAGGGGGAGAATCCTTTCGTGGAGGAGTCTTACCAGCGAGTGGCGTTGGATCAGCTTATCAGAATAGCAGGCATCGCTGATGATGACTTGTTGatcatgtctgatgttgatgagaTCCCAAGTGGCCACACGATCAACCTTCTGAGGTGGTGTGATGATATTCCTGAGAAGCTTCATCTCCAGCTCCGGAACTATCTATACTCATTCGAGTTCTACCTTGATGACAAGAGCTGGAGAGCTTCGGTTCACAGGTATCGAGCTGGGAACACCAGATATGCTCATTTCCGCCAAACAGATGACCTATTGGCCGATTCTGGGTGGCACTGCAGCTTCTGCTTCCGCCACATCAAGGAGTTTATATTCAAAATGAAGGCATACAGCCATGTGGATCGTGTGAGATTTGCCTATTACCTAAATCCATCAAGGATTCAGGATGTTATATGCCAAGGAGCAGACCTATTTGATATGCTTCCAGAGGAGTACACATTCCAGGAAATCATCGCCAAGCTGGGACCGATACCGAGTTCATATTCTGCTGTCCATCTTCCAGGTCACCTACTTCAGAATGCTGACCGGTACAGATATCTCCTGCCAGGAAACTGCAAGCGTGAGAGTGGCTAA